In a single window of the Physeter macrocephalus isolate SW-GA unplaced genomic scaffold, ASM283717v5 random_374, whole genome shotgun sequence genome:
- the GPBAR1 gene encoding G-protein coupled bile acid receptor 1: MTPNSTREMPSPIPTGALGLSLALASLIVAANLFLALGIARDHRLRSPPAGCFFLSLLLAGLLTGLALPVLPGLWNQSRRGYWSCLFLYLAPNFSFLSLLANLLLVHGERYMAVLWPLRPRGSTRMALLLTWAGPLLFASLPALGWNHWAPGANCSSQAVFPAPYLYLEVYGLLLPAVGAAALLSVRVLATARRQLQDIRRLERAVCRGAPSALARTLTWRQARAQAGATLLFGLCWGPYVATLLLSVLAYEQRPPLGPGTLLSLISLGSASAAAVPVAMGLGDRRYVAPWRAAAQRWLQVLRGRPQGSPGPSPAYHTSNQSSLDLDLN, from the coding sequence ATGACACCCAACAGCACCAGGGAGATGCCCAGCCCCATTCCCACAGGGGCCCTGGGGCTCTCCCTGGCCCTGGCAAGCCTCATCGTCGCTGCCAACCTGTTCCTGGCCCTGGGCATTGCCAGGGACCACCGCCTGCGCAGCCCACCCGCTGGCTGCTTCTTCCTGAGCCTGCTGCTGGCCGGGCTGCTCACCGGGCTGGCGCTGCCCGTGCTGCCAGGCCTATGGAACCAGAGCCGCCGGGGCTACTGGTCCTGCCTCTTCCTCTACTTGGCTCccaatttctccttcctctccctgcttgCCAACCTCCTGCTGGTGCACGGGGAGCGCTACATGgcagtgctgtggcctctgcgGCCCCGCGGGAGCACCCGGATGGCCCTGCTCCTCACCTGGGCTGGCCCCCTGCTCTTTGCCAgcctgcctgccctgggctggaACCACTGGGCCCCTGGGGCCAACTGCAGCTCCCAGGCTGTCTTCCCAGCCCCCTACCTCTACCTCGAAGTCTATGGGCTCCTGCTGCCCGCCGTGGGCGCTGCCGCCCTTCTCTCGGTCCGCGTGCTGGCCACCGCCCGCCGTCAGCTGCAGGACATCCGCCGGCTGGAGCGGGCCGTGTGCCGCGGCGCGCCCTCGGCCCTGGCCCGCACCCTCACCTGGCGGCAGGCCAGGGCACAGGCTGGAGCCACGTTGCTCTTCGGGCTGTGCTGGGGGCCCTATGTGGCCACCCTGCTCCTCTCCGTCCTGGCCTATGAGCAGCGCCCGCCGCTGGGGCCCGGAACTCTGCTGTCCCTCATCTCCCTGGGCAGCGCCAGTGCGGCGGCTGTGCCTGTGGCCATGGGGCTGGGTGATCGGCGCTACGTGGCCCCCTGGAGGGCGGCCGCCCAGAGGTGGCTCCAGGTGCTGCGGGGAAGACCCCAGGGCAGTCCTGGACCCAGCCCCGCCTACCACACCAGCAACCAAAGCAGCCTGGACCTCGACTTGAACTAG
- the AAMP gene encoding angio-associated migratory cell protein isoform X2, with product MESESESGATADTPPLETLSFHGDEEIIEVVELDPGPPDPDDLAQEMEDVDFEEEEEEEGNEEGWVLEPQEGVVGSMEGPDDSEVTFALHSASVFCVSLDPKTNTLAVTGGEDDKAFVWRLSDGELLFECAGHKDSVTCAGFSHDSTLVATGDMSGLLKVWQVDTKEEVWSFEAGDLEWMEWHSRAPVLLAGTADGNTWMWKVPNGDCKTFQGPNCPATCGRVLPDGKRAVVGYEDGTIRVWDLKQGNSIHVLKGTEGHQGPLTCVATNQDGSLILTGSVDCHAKLVSATTGKVVGVFRPETVASQPNLGEGEESESNSVESLGFCSVMPLAAVGYLDGTLAIYDLSTQTLRHQCQHQSGIVQLLWEAGTAVVYTCSLDGIVRLWDARTGRLLTDYRGHTAEILDFALSKDASLVVTTSGDHKAKVFCVQRPDR from the exons ATGGAGTCCGAATCGGAAAGCGGGGCCACCGCTGACACCCCTCCACTGGAGACCCTGAGCTTCCATGGTGATGAAGAGATTATCGAGGTGGTAGAACTGGATCCCGGTCCGCCGGACCCGG ACGATCTGGCCCAGGAGATGGAAGATGTGGActttgaggaagaggaagaagaagagggcaATGAGGAGGGCTGGGTTCTGGAACCCCAGGAAGGGGTGGTCGGCAGCATGGAGGGCCCAGACGATAGCGAGGTCACCTTTGCATTGCACTCGG CATCTGTGTTTTGTGTGAGCCTGGACCCCAAGACCAACACCTTGGCAGTGACAGGGGGCGAAGATGACAAAGCCTTTGTGTGGAGGCTCAGCGATGGGGAACTGCTCTTTGAGTGTGCAG GCCATAAAGACTCTGTGACTTGTGCTGGTTTCAGCCACGACTCTACCCTAGTGGCCACAGGGGACATGAGTGGCCTCTTAAAAGTGTGGCAGGTGGACACCAAGGAGGAGGTCTGGTCTTTTGAAGCAGGAGATCTGGAG TGGATGGAGTGGCACTCTCGGGCACCTGTCCTACTGGCGGGCACGGCTGACGGCAACACTTGGATGTGGAAGGTCCCGAATGGTGACTGCAAGACCTTCCAGGGCCCCAACTGCCCAGCCACCTGTGGCCGAGTCCTCCCTGATG GGAAGCGAGCTGTGGTCGGCTATGAAGATGGCACCATCCGGGTTTGGGACCTGAAGCAGGGAAACTCTATCCATGTACTAAAAG GGACCGAGGGTCACCAAGGCCCTCTGACCTGTGTTGCCACCAACCAGGACGGCAGCCTGATCCTAACTGGCTCTGTGGACTGCCATGCCAAGCTGGTCAGTGCCACGACCGGCAAG GTGGTGGGCGTTTTCAGACCCGAGACCGTGGCCTCCCAGCCCAatctgggagaaggggaggagagcgAGTCCAACTCCGTGGAGTCCTTGGGCTTTTGCAGTGT GATGCCTCTGGCAGCTGTTGGCTACCTGGATGGGACCTTGGCCATCTATGACCTGTCTACGCAGACCCTCAGGCACCAGTGTCAGCACCAG TCGGGCATCGTGCAGCTGCTCTGGGAGGCGGGCACCGCGGTGGTTTACACTTGCAGCCTGGACGGCATCGTGCGCCTCTGGGACGCTCGGACCGGCCGCCTGCTTACTGACTACCGGGGCCACACGGCCGAGATCCTGGACTTTGCTCTCAGCAA AGATGCCTCCCTGGTGGTGACCACGTCAGGAGACCACAAAGCAAAAGTATTTTGTGTCCAGAGGCCTGACCGCTAA
- the AAMP gene encoding angio-associated migratory cell protein isoform X1 translates to MESESESGATADTPPLETLSFHGDEEIIEVVELDPGPPDPADDLAQEMEDVDFEEEEEEEGNEEGWVLEPQEGVVGSMEGPDDSEVTFALHSASVFCVSLDPKTNTLAVTGGEDDKAFVWRLSDGELLFECAGHKDSVTCAGFSHDSTLVATGDMSGLLKVWQVDTKEEVWSFEAGDLEWMEWHSRAPVLLAGTADGNTWMWKVPNGDCKTFQGPNCPATCGRVLPDGKRAVVGYEDGTIRVWDLKQGNSIHVLKGTEGHQGPLTCVATNQDGSLILTGSVDCHAKLVSATTGKVVGVFRPETVASQPNLGEGEESESNSVESLGFCSVMPLAAVGYLDGTLAIYDLSTQTLRHQCQHQSGIVQLLWEAGTAVVYTCSLDGIVRLWDARTGRLLTDYRGHTAEILDFALSKDASLVVTTSGDHKAKVFCVQRPDR, encoded by the exons ATGGAGTCCGAATCGGAAAGCGGGGCCACCGCTGACACCCCTCCACTGGAGACCCTGAGCTTCCATGGTGATGAAGAGATTATCGAGGTGGTAGAACTGGATCCCGGTCCGCCGGACCCGG CAGACGATCTGGCCCAGGAGATGGAAGATGTGGActttgaggaagaggaagaagaagagggcaATGAGGAGGGCTGGGTTCTGGAACCCCAGGAAGGGGTGGTCGGCAGCATGGAGGGCCCAGACGATAGCGAGGTCACCTTTGCATTGCACTCGG CATCTGTGTTTTGTGTGAGCCTGGACCCCAAGACCAACACCTTGGCAGTGACAGGGGGCGAAGATGACAAAGCCTTTGTGTGGAGGCTCAGCGATGGGGAACTGCTCTTTGAGTGTGCAG GCCATAAAGACTCTGTGACTTGTGCTGGTTTCAGCCACGACTCTACCCTAGTGGCCACAGGGGACATGAGTGGCCTCTTAAAAGTGTGGCAGGTGGACACCAAGGAGGAGGTCTGGTCTTTTGAAGCAGGAGATCTGGAG TGGATGGAGTGGCACTCTCGGGCACCTGTCCTACTGGCGGGCACGGCTGACGGCAACACTTGGATGTGGAAGGTCCCGAATGGTGACTGCAAGACCTTCCAGGGCCCCAACTGCCCAGCCACCTGTGGCCGAGTCCTCCCTGATG GGAAGCGAGCTGTGGTCGGCTATGAAGATGGCACCATCCGGGTTTGGGACCTGAAGCAGGGAAACTCTATCCATGTACTAAAAG GGACCGAGGGTCACCAAGGCCCTCTGACCTGTGTTGCCACCAACCAGGACGGCAGCCTGATCCTAACTGGCTCTGTGGACTGCCATGCCAAGCTGGTCAGTGCCACGACCGGCAAG GTGGTGGGCGTTTTCAGACCCGAGACCGTGGCCTCCCAGCCCAatctgggagaaggggaggagagcgAGTCCAACTCCGTGGAGTCCTTGGGCTTTTGCAGTGT GATGCCTCTGGCAGCTGTTGGCTACCTGGATGGGACCTTGGCCATCTATGACCTGTCTACGCAGACCCTCAGGCACCAGTGTCAGCACCAG TCGGGCATCGTGCAGCTGCTCTGGGAGGCGGGCACCGCGGTGGTTTACACTTGCAGCCTGGACGGCATCGTGCGCCTCTGGGACGCTCGGACCGGCCGCCTGCTTACTGACTACCGGGGCCACACGGCCGAGATCCTGGACTTTGCTCTCAGCAA AGATGCCTCCCTGGTGGTGACCACGTCAGGAGACCACAAAGCAAAAGTATTTTGTGTCCAGAGGCCTGACCGCTAA